A genome region from Streptomyces sp. NBC_01296 includes the following:
- a CDS encoding 5-(carboxyamino)imidazole ribonucleotide synthase, with protein MTFPVVGMVGGGQLARMTHEAGIPLGIRFKLLSDTPQDSAAQVVSDVVIGDYRDLETLRAFARGCDVITFDHEHVPIAHLRALEADGIPVRPGPDALMHAADKGVMRAKLDEIGVPSPRHRIVSDPADAAAFAQEVGGFPVILKTVRGGYDGKGVWFVRTPEDAEAPFKAGVPVLAEEKVDFVRELAANIVRSPHGQAVAYPVVESVQVDGVCDTVIAPAPNLSEALAGEAQALALRIAKELGVTGHLAVELFETADGRILVNELAMRPHNSGHWTQDGAITSQFANHVRAVLDLPLGDPRPRARWTVMANVLGGDYPDMYAAYLHCMAHDPQLKIHMYGKDVKHGRKVGHVNTYGDDLDDVLERARHAAGYLRGTITA; from the coding sequence GTGACGTTCCCGGTAGTCGGCATGGTCGGCGGCGGACAGCTCGCCCGCATGACCCACGAGGCGGGCATCCCCCTCGGCATCAGATTCAAGCTCCTCAGTGACACCCCACAGGACTCGGCGGCCCAGGTCGTGAGCGATGTCGTCATCGGCGACTATCGCGATCTGGAGACGTTGCGCGCCTTCGCGCGCGGCTGCGATGTGATCACTTTCGACCACGAGCACGTGCCCATCGCACACTTGCGGGCCCTGGAAGCGGACGGCATCCCCGTCCGCCCGGGGCCCGACGCGTTGATGCACGCCGCGGACAAGGGGGTGATGCGCGCCAAGCTCGACGAGATCGGCGTCCCGAGCCCCCGCCACCGGATCGTGAGCGATCCGGCGGACGCGGCCGCCTTCGCGCAGGAGGTGGGCGGCTTCCCGGTCATCCTCAAGACCGTGCGCGGCGGCTACGACGGCAAGGGCGTGTGGTTCGTGCGCACCCCCGAGGACGCAGAGGCCCCCTTCAAGGCGGGCGTCCCGGTCCTGGCGGAGGAGAAGGTCGACTTCGTCCGCGAGCTCGCGGCGAACATCGTCCGCTCCCCGCACGGCCAGGCCGTGGCCTATCCCGTCGTCGAGTCCGTCCAGGTGGACGGCGTGTGCGACACGGTGATCGCCCCCGCCCCGAACCTCTCCGAGGCCCTCGCGGGCGAGGCCCAGGCCCTCGCCCTGCGCATCGCCAAGGAGCTCGGCGTCACCGGCCACCTGGCCGTGGAGCTGTTCGAGACCGCCGACGGCCGGATCCTCGTCAACGAACTGGCGATGCGCCCGCACAACAGCGGCCACTGGACCCAGGACGGCGCGATCACCTCCCAGTTCGCCAACCATGTCCGCGCGGTCCTGGACCTCCCCCTGGGCGACCCCCGCCCCCGGGCCCGCTGGACGGTCATGGCGAACGTGCTCGGCGGCGACTACCCCGACATGTACGCGGCGTACCTGCACTGCATGGCCCACGACCCGCAGCTCAAGATCCACATGTACGGCAAGGACGTGAAACACGGCCGCAAGGTCGGCCACGTCAACACCTACGGCGACGACCTGGACGATGTGCTGGAACGCGCACGCCACGCAGCCGGCTACCTCAGAGGAACGATCACCGCATGA
- a CDS encoding response regulator transcription factor, which produces MTRVLLAEDDASISEPLARALRREGYEVEVREDGPTALDAGLQGGVDLVVLDLGLPGMDGLEVARRLRAEGHGFPILVLTARADEVDTVVGLDAGADDYVTKPFRLAELLARVRALLRRGANDATQSPATHGVRIDVESHRAWMGEEELQLTAKEFDLLRVLVRDAGRVVTRDQLMREVWDTTWWSSTKTLDMHISWLRKKLGDDAANPRYIATVRGVGFRFEKS; this is translated from the coding sequence ATGACGCGTGTACTGCTCGCCGAGGACGACGCATCCATCTCGGAGCCCCTGGCCCGCGCCCTGCGCCGGGAAGGGTACGAGGTCGAGGTCCGGGAGGACGGCCCCACCGCCCTGGACGCAGGACTGCAGGGCGGCGTCGACCTCGTCGTCCTGGATCTGGGCCTGCCCGGCATGGACGGCCTCGAGGTCGCCCGCCGGCTGCGCGCCGAGGGCCACGGCTTCCCCATTCTGGTGCTCACCGCCCGGGCGGACGAGGTCGACACGGTCGTCGGCCTGGACGCCGGCGCCGACGACTACGTGACCAAGCCCTTCCGCCTCGCCGAACTGCTGGCCCGGGTCCGGGCCCTGCTGCGGCGCGGCGCCAACGACGCCACCCAGTCCCCCGCCACCCACGGCGTACGGATCGACGTCGAGTCGCACCGCGCCTGGATGGGGGAGGAGGAGCTCCAGCTCACGGCCAAGGAGTTCGACCTGCTGCGGGTCCTGGTCCGCGACGCCGGCCGGGTCGTCACCCGCGACCAGCTGATGCGCGAGGTGTGGGACACCACCTGGTGGTCCTCCACCAAGACCCTCGACATGCACATCTCCTGGCTCCGCAAGAAGCTGGGCGACGACGCCGCGAACCCGCGCTACATCGCCACCGTCCGGGGCGTCGGCTTCCGCTTCGAGAAGAGCTAG
- a CDS encoding dipeptidase, whose product MSAAQTSVASDRLAEARELLAEHPVVDGHNDLPWALREQVRYDLAQRDIAGDQRGLLHTDIPRLRAGGVGAQFWSVYVRSDFAGDEAVSATLEQIDAVAQLIDRYPADLVRALTADDMEAARADGRIASLMGAEGGHSINNSLATLRALHQLGVRYMTLTHNDTIDWADSATDEPRHGGLSDFGREVVREMNRIGMLVDLSHVAATTMRDALAVSAAPVIFSHSSSLAMCDHPRNIPDDVLAQLPANGGVAMATFVPKFILPAAVEWTLAADENLRAHGFHHLDTSPEAMALHRAFEAQRPRPVATAATVADHLDHMREVAGVDHIGIGGDYDGTAFTPAGLDDVAGYPNLIAELLTRGWSHADLAKLTWANAVRALRDAEAVARGLSASRGPSNAVL is encoded by the coding sequence GTGAGCGCGGCGCAGACGTCCGTGGCGTCGGACCGCCTGGCCGAGGCCCGCGAGCTGCTCGCCGAGCACCCGGTGGTCGACGGGCACAACGACCTGCCGTGGGCCCTGCGCGAGCAGGTCCGCTACGACCTGGCGCAGCGCGACATCGCCGGCGACCAGCGCGGCCTGCTGCACACCGACATCCCGCGGCTGCGCGCCGGCGGCGTCGGCGCGCAGTTCTGGTCGGTCTACGTCCGCTCCGACTTCGCCGGCGACGAGGCGGTCAGCGCCACCCTGGAGCAGATCGACGCCGTCGCCCAGCTGATCGACCGTTACCCGGCGGACCTGGTGAGGGCGCTGACGGCGGACGACATGGAGGCGGCCCGCGCCGACGGCCGGATCGCCTCGCTGATGGGCGCCGAGGGCGGCCACTCCATCAACAACTCGCTCGCCACGCTGCGCGCCCTGCACCAGCTGGGCGTGCGGTACATGACGCTCACGCACAACGACACGATCGACTGGGCGGACTCGGCGACCGACGAGCCGCGCCACGGCGGCCTGAGCGACTTCGGCCGCGAGGTCGTCCGCGAGATGAACCGCATCGGCATGCTCGTCGACCTCTCGCACGTCGCCGCGACGACGATGCGCGACGCCCTCGCCGTCTCGGCCGCGCCGGTGATCTTCTCCCACTCGTCCTCGCTGGCGATGTGCGACCACCCGCGCAACATCCCGGACGACGTGCTGGCGCAGCTGCCGGCCAACGGCGGCGTCGCGATGGCCACGTTCGTACCGAAGTTCATCCTCCCGGCAGCGGTCGAGTGGACCCTGGCCGCGGACGAGAACCTGCGGGCGCACGGCTTCCACCACCTGGACACCTCGCCCGAGGCGATGGCCCTGCACCGCGCCTTCGAGGCGCAGCGGCCGCGCCCGGTGGCCACGGCCGCCACGGTGGCCGACCACCTCGACCACATGCGCGAGGTGGCCGGCGTCGACCACATCGGCATCGGCGGCGACTACGACGGCACGGCCTTCACCCCGGCCGGGCTGGACGACGTGGCCGGCTACCCGAACCTGATCGCGGAGCTGCTCACGCGCGGCTGGTCGCACGCCGACCTGGCCAAGCTGACCTGGGCCAACGCGGTACGGGCGCTGCGCGACGCCGAGGCGGTGGCGCGCGGGCTCTCCGCGTCCCGCGGCCCGTCCAACGCGGTCCTGTAG
- a CDS encoding ATP-binding protein produces MRRRLINSTLAVVLVVIAVFGISLVIVETRTITSSAQDRIESEALRLVGIVEASVLEHKPIDAQALAEQLDMGRYARITVPGQSPVDVGDRIPDSVIRGTAKGEQGEIVVVEESRSTVTREVGRTLAVVGAVALLAVVAAVLLAVRQANRLASPLTDLAETAERLGSGDPRPRHKRYGVPELDRVADVLDSSAERIGRMLTAERRLAADASHQLRTPLTALSMRLEEITVTDDLETVREEASIALTQVERLTDVVERLLTNSRDPRTGSAVPFDLDEVVKQQVEEWRPAYRSAGRAIVRSGKTGMRAVGTPGAVSQVLATLVENALMHGGGTVALRTRVIGNQAVLEVTDEGPGVPPDLGNRIFERAISGRNSTGIGLAVARDLAEADGGRLELLQTQPPVFALFLSRTAPARPEPEQTVR; encoded by the coding sequence ATGCGCCGCCGCCTGATCAACTCCACGCTCGCCGTGGTGCTCGTCGTCATCGCCGTCTTCGGGATCTCCCTCGTGATCGTGGAGACCCGGACGATCACCAGCAGCGCCCAGGACCGCATCGAGTCCGAGGCGCTGCGCCTGGTCGGCATCGTCGAGGCGAGCGTCCTGGAGCACAAGCCCATCGACGCCCAGGCCCTCGCCGAGCAGCTGGACATGGGCCGCTACGCCCGGATCACCGTCCCCGGGCAGTCGCCCGTGGACGTCGGCGACCGGATCCCCGACAGCGTCATCCGCGGCACCGCCAAGGGCGAGCAGGGCGAGATCGTCGTCGTCGAGGAGTCCCGCTCGACCGTGACCCGCGAGGTCGGGCGGACCCTGGCCGTGGTCGGCGCGGTGGCGCTGCTCGCCGTCGTGGCGGCCGTCCTGCTCGCCGTACGGCAGGCCAACCGGCTGGCCTCCCCGCTCACCGACCTGGCCGAGACGGCCGAGCGGCTGGGCTCCGGCGACCCGCGGCCCCGGCACAAGCGGTACGGGGTCCCCGAGCTGGACCGGGTCGCGGACGTGCTGGACTCCAGCGCCGAGCGGATCGGCCGGATGCTGACCGCCGAGCGGCGGCTGGCCGCGGACGCCTCGCACCAGCTGCGCACCCCCCTCACGGCCCTGTCGATGCGGCTGGAGGAGATCACGGTCACCGACGACCTGGAGACCGTGCGGGAGGAGGCGAGCATCGCCCTCACCCAGGTGGAGCGGCTCACGGACGTGGTCGAACGGCTGCTGACGAACTCGCGGGACCCGCGGACGGGCTCGGCGGTCCCCTTCGACCTGGACGAGGTCGTCAAGCAGCAGGTGGAGGAGTGGCGGCCGGCCTACCGCAGCGCGGGCCGGGCCATCGTGCGCTCCGGCAAGACGGGCATGCGGGCCGTCGGCACCCCGGGCGCGGTCTCGCAGGTGCTGGCCACGCTCGTGGAGAACGCGCTGATGCACGGGGGCGGCACGGTCGCGCTGCGCACCCGGGTGATCGGGAACCAGGCGGTGCTGGAGGTCACGGACGAGGGGCCGGGGGTCCCGCCGGACCTCGGCAACCGGATCTTCGAGCGGGCGATCAGCGGCCGCAATTCCACCGGGATCGGTCTGGCGGTGGCCCGGGACCTCGCGGAGGCCGACGGGGGGCGCCTGGAGCTGCTGCAGACGCAGCCGCCGGTGTTCGCGCTGTTCCTGAGCCGGACGGCGCCGGCGCGGCCGGAACCGGAGCAGACGGTCCGCTGA
- a CDS encoding GtrA family protein, whose amino-acid sequence MSTPQQGSALDRLRGLGREVAKFGAVGGVGVLVNLGVFNLIRHTTDLQVVRASVIATVVAIVTNYIGFRYFTYRDRARTGSSRELPLFVAFSVIGLVIENGVLYTATYGFGWDGPLATNVFKFIGIGTATVFRFWSYRTWVFKALPEPAQAPAAAQAPASALAAPRGGAESGPSAARAPEPAGK is encoded by the coding sequence ATGAGCACCCCGCAGCAGGGATCCGCACTCGACCGCCTCCGCGGCCTGGGCCGCGAGGTCGCGAAGTTCGGGGCCGTCGGCGGCGTGGGCGTGCTCGTCAACCTGGGTGTCTTCAACCTCATCCGCCACACGACGGACCTGCAGGTCGTCCGGGCGAGCGTCATAGCCACCGTCGTGGCCATCGTCACCAACTACATCGGCTTCCGGTACTTCACCTACCGCGACCGCGCGCGCACCGGGAGCTCCCGCGAGCTGCCGCTGTTCGTGGCCTTCAGCGTGATCGGCCTGGTGATCGAGAACGGCGTGCTGTACACGGCCACCTACGGGTTCGGCTGGGACGGCCCGCTCGCCACGAACGTGTTCAAGTTCATCGGCATCGGCACGGCCACCGTGTTCCGCTTCTGGTCGTACCGGACCTGGGTCTTCAAGGCCCTGCCGGAACCCGCGCAGGCCCCGGCCGCGGCCCAGGCCCCGGCCTCGGCGCTCGCCGCGCCGCGCGGCGGAGCCGAGAGCGGCCCGAGCGCCGCACGGGCCCCCGAGCCCGCCGGCAAGTAG
- a CDS encoding COG1470 family protein, translated as MPVLHTIGSVRRLCLALLAAALLLGAPGAAAADEPGWTAEPAAGSAAAARPSFYLAGPAGTVLEDRLALTNTSDREHTVILRGADAYNTADGAFAVRPVQDSAGAGSWISFGAAATVKIPPRTRAVVPFTVTLPPAALPGDHPAAVVATEGGREVGVRVHLRVGGPTLAALTVEDVSVRGKGARAVIAYTLVNRGNVALAPELALRAEGLFGGVPGRTARALPVELLPGQRVSLTEPWPAAPVLDDIDLTLTVTAPGAAPATATASAWFVPWGLAARTGAGLLGLGGLTTAALLLVRSRRSRREPPAHEEPVPAGNRAPEHELTGASR; from the coding sequence ATGCCCGTGCTCCACACCATCGGCTCCGTCCGGCGCCTGTGTCTCGCGCTGCTCGCCGCGGCCCTGCTGCTCGGGGCCCCGGGCGCCGCCGCCGCGGACGAGCCCGGCTGGACCGCCGAGCCCGCCGCGGGCAGCGCCGCAGCGGCCCGGCCGTCCTTCTACCTCGCGGGCCCCGCCGGCACCGTCCTGGAGGACCGGCTGGCCCTGACCAACACCTCCGACCGGGAGCACACCGTCATCCTGCGCGGGGCCGACGCCTACAACACGGCCGACGGAGCCTTCGCCGTGCGCCCCGTGCAGGATTCGGCCGGCGCCGGGTCCTGGATCAGCTTCGGGGCCGCCGCCACCGTGAAGATCCCGCCCCGCACCCGCGCGGTGGTCCCCTTCACCGTCACGCTGCCGCCCGCCGCCCTCCCCGGCGACCACCCGGCCGCCGTGGTCGCCACCGAGGGCGGCCGCGAGGTGGGCGTACGGGTCCACCTGCGCGTCGGCGGCCCGACGCTGGCCGCCCTCACGGTCGAGGACGTCTCCGTACGCGGCAAGGGCGCCCGCGCGGTCATCGCGTACACCCTGGTCAACCGCGGCAACGTGGCCCTCGCCCCCGAACTGGCCCTCCGCGCCGAGGGCCTCTTCGGCGGCGTCCCGGGCCGCACCGCCCGCGCCCTGCCGGTGGAGCTGCTGCCCGGCCAGCGGGTGTCGCTGACCGAGCCCTGGCCCGCAGCCCCGGTCCTCGACGACATCGACCTCACCCTCACGGTCACCGCCCCCGGCGCGGCCCCGGCCACCGCCACCGCCTCGGCGTGGTTCGTGCCCTGGGGGCTCGCGGCCCGGACGGGCGCCGGGCTGCTCGGCCTCGGCGGGCTCACCACGGCCGCGCTGCTCCTCGTACGCAGCCGGCGCAGCCGCAGGGAGCCGCCGGCGCACGAGGAGCCCGTACCCGCGGGGAACCGGGCACCGGAACACGAGCTGACGGGAGCATCCAGGTGA
- the hutI gene encoding imidazolonepropionase, whose protein sequence is MTTTLVTHIGSLVTNDPALGDGSPLGLIENAAVVIDGETIAWVGPADGAPAADSAFDAQGRALVPGFVDSHSHLVFAGDRTAEFNARMSGRSYSAGGIRTTVAATRAATDAELEANLLRHLDEARRQGTTTFETKSGYGLTVEDEARALRIAAAHTEEVTYLGAHIVSPDYAEDPAGYVDLVTGEMLAACAPYARWVDVFCEKGAFDGDQARAILTAGAAAGLIPRVHANQLSYGPGVQLAVELEAASADHCTHLTDADVDALVQAADTTVATLLPGAEFSTRAQWPDARRLIDAGATVALSTDCNPGSSYTSSMPFCIALAVRDMRMTPDEALWAATAGGARALRRTDIGRIAPGARADLALLEAPSHVHLAYRPGVPLVSAVWQRGVRAA, encoded by the coding sequence ATGACCACCACCCTCGTCACCCACATCGGCAGCCTCGTCACCAACGACCCCGCCCTCGGCGACGGCAGCCCCCTCGGCCTGATCGAGAACGCGGCCGTCGTCATCGACGGCGAGACCATCGCCTGGGTCGGCCCCGCCGACGGCGCGCCTGCCGCCGACTCCGCGTTCGACGCGCAGGGCCGCGCCCTCGTCCCCGGGTTCGTCGACTCCCACTCGCACCTCGTCTTCGCCGGCGACCGCACCGCCGAGTTCAACGCCCGGATGTCCGGGCGCAGCTACTCCGCCGGCGGCATCCGCACCACCGTCGCCGCCACCCGCGCCGCCACCGACGCCGAGCTCGAGGCCAACCTGCTGCGCCACCTCGACGAGGCGCGCCGCCAGGGCACCACCACGTTCGAGACCAAGTCGGGCTACGGCCTCACGGTCGAGGACGAGGCCCGCGCCCTGCGCATCGCCGCCGCGCACACCGAGGAGGTCACCTACCTCGGCGCGCACATCGTGTCCCCCGACTACGCCGAGGACCCGGCCGGCTACGTCGACCTCGTCACCGGCGAGATGCTGGCCGCCTGCGCCCCGTACGCCCGCTGGGTGGACGTGTTCTGCGAGAAGGGTGCCTTCGACGGCGACCAGGCCCGCGCGATCCTCACCGCCGGCGCGGCCGCCGGCCTGATCCCGCGCGTGCACGCCAACCAGCTGTCCTACGGCCCCGGCGTGCAGCTCGCCGTCGAGCTGGAGGCCGCCTCCGCCGACCACTGCACCCACCTCACCGACGCCGACGTCGACGCCCTCGTCCAGGCTGCGGACACCACCGTCGCGACGCTGCTGCCCGGCGCCGAGTTCTCCACCCGCGCCCAGTGGCCCGACGCCCGCCGCCTCATCGACGCGGGCGCCACCGTCGCACTGTCCACCGACTGCAACCCGGGCTCCTCGTACACGAGTTCCATGCCGTTCTGCATCGCGCTCGCGGTCCGGGACATGCGGATGACCCCGGACGAGGCGCTGTGGGCGGCCACCGCCGGCGGTGCGCGCGCCCTGCGCCGCACCGACATCGGCCGGATCGCCCCCGGAGCCCGCGCCGACCTGGCCCTCCTGGAGGCCCCGAGCCACGTCCACCTGGCCTACCGGCCCGGTGTCCCGCTCGTCTCCGCCGTCTGGCAGCGAGGTGTCCGCGCCGCCTGA
- a CDS encoding peptide MFS transporter, whose product MASSLTRDSAATGEKTFLGHPTGLAFLFMTEMWERYSFYGMRALLVLYLATNVADGGLGMNDATAVAIYSVYNAMVYLLALPGGWLGDRVWGARKAVAVAGVVIMTGHFLLAVPATASFFIGLALIAAGSGVLKANISTMVGQLYRDANDPRRDGGFTIFYMGINLGAFVAPLTIGYVGQEVNWHIGFAMAGVGMALGLLFYFFGFRHLNPVSNQVPSPLSAEEKSSVVKKGLIWLGVAAAAYAIIGLAGIFTINYALWPLTIAGLILPAWAILRIKRDKDLSVVERSRMSAYVWFFAAAAIFWAIYDQTGSTLALFAKDSTDSTLFGFEFPESWFQSLNPLFVMALAPVFAWLWVALARRSKEPTTLAKFSFALVMIGASFGVMMVAQGLAGGDTKVSPMWLVGVYFIQTVGELTLSPVGLSLTTKLAPQKYASQMMGVFFLAVTAGDSTIALLQLLGAPTDTQGWFATQGVLAVLAGIAIYMYRKKVQPLMGGVH is encoded by the coding sequence ATGGCTTCCAGCCTGACGAGGGATTCGGCCGCTACCGGCGAGAAGACCTTCCTCGGCCACCCCACCGGCCTGGCCTTCCTCTTCATGACCGAGATGTGGGAGCGCTACAGCTTCTACGGCATGCGCGCGCTGCTCGTGCTCTACCTGGCCACGAACGTGGCCGACGGTGGTCTCGGGATGAACGACGCGACCGCGGTCGCGATCTACTCCGTCTACAACGCGATGGTCTACCTGCTCGCCCTCCCGGGCGGCTGGCTGGGCGACCGCGTCTGGGGTGCCCGCAAGGCCGTGGCCGTCGCGGGTGTCGTCATCATGACGGGCCACTTCCTGCTGGCGGTGCCGGCGACCGCCTCGTTCTTCATCGGCCTGGCGCTCATCGCAGCCGGTTCCGGCGTACTGAAGGCCAACATCTCCACGATGGTCGGCCAGCTGTACCGGGACGCGAACGACCCGCGCCGCGACGGCGGCTTCACGATCTTCTACATGGGCATCAACCTCGGCGCCTTCGTCGCCCCGCTGACCATCGGCTACGTCGGCCAGGAGGTCAACTGGCACATCGGCTTCGCCATGGCCGGTGTCGGTATGGCCCTGGGTCTGCTGTTCTACTTCTTCGGCTTCCGCCACCTGAACCCGGTCTCGAACCAGGTTCCGAGCCCGCTGAGCGCCGAGGAGAAGTCCTCGGTCGTCAAGAAGGGCCTGATCTGGCTGGGCGTCGCCGCCGCTGCCTACGCGATCATCGGCCTGGCCGGCATCTTCACGATCAACTACGCCCTGTGGCCGCTGACCATCGCCGGTCTCATCCTCCCGGCGTGGGCGATCCTGCGGATCAAGCGCGACAAGGACCTCTCGGTGGTCGAGCGGTCCCGCATGTCGGCGTACGTCTGGTTCTTCGCCGCCGCCGCGATCTTCTGGGCGATCTACGACCAGACCGGCTCCACGCTGGCCCTGTTCGCGAAGGACAGCACGGACAGCACGCTGTTCGGCTTCGAGTTCCCGGAGAGCTGGTTCCAGTCGCTGAACCCGCTGTTCGTGATGGCGCTCGCGCCGGTCTTCGCCTGGCTGTGGGTTGCCCTCGCCCGTCGCTCCAAGGAGCCGACCACCCTCGCGAAGTTCTCCTTCGCACTGGTCATGATCGGCGCCTCCTTCGGCGTCATGATGGTCGCCCAGGGCCTGGCCGGCGGCGACACGAAGGTCAGCCCGATGTGGCTGGTCGGCGTCTACTTCATCCAGACCGTCGGCGAGCTCACCCTCTCCCCCGTCGGCCTGTCGCTGACCACCAAGCTGGCGCCGCAGAAGTACGCCTCCCAGATGATGGGTGTCTTCTTCCTCGCGGTCACCGCCGGTGACTCGACCATCGCGCTGCTCCAGCTGCTCGGCGCTCCGACGGACACCCAGGGCTGGTTCGCCACCCAGGGCGTGCTCGCCGTCCTCGCCGGCATCGCGATCTACATGTACCGCAAGAAGGTCCAGCCCCTCATGGGCGGCGTGCACTGA
- a CDS encoding LPXTG cell wall anchor domain-containing protein, with product MTDRKRSTALALASALAAAAVLLAAPAAHADVVDVAYDCKTPIGDKSAVSPIDIKAVKEGDGYKLTMSFQKGVSSSPVELGKGAMSPSAVILADGAEKVSVPVSGPPNPEAVPANTPIKITDLSGTYTPKKSGKVTFTAGVLTIKALGTTTTCTPGNSPKPSLELDVTAGPQSAGTPEDTLPQTGPTDSALALGTLGGTVLLTGAAGVLWLTRRGQRARS from the coding sequence GTGACCGACCGGAAACGCTCCACCGCGCTCGCGCTGGCCTCCGCGCTGGCCGCGGCGGCGGTCCTGCTGGCCGCCCCCGCAGCCCACGCGGACGTCGTCGACGTCGCGTACGACTGCAAGACCCCCATCGGGGACAAGTCGGCGGTGTCGCCCATCGACATCAAGGCCGTCAAGGAGGGCGACGGCTACAAGCTGACGATGTCGTTCCAGAAGGGCGTCTCGTCGAGCCCCGTCGAACTCGGCAAGGGCGCGATGAGCCCGAGCGCCGTCATCCTGGCGGACGGGGCGGAGAAGGTCTCCGTGCCGGTGTCGGGACCGCCCAACCCCGAGGCCGTGCCCGCCAACACGCCCATCAAGATCACCGACCTCTCGGGCACCTACACCCCCAAGAAGAGCGGCAAGGTCACCTTCACCGCGGGCGTGCTCACCATCAAGGCGCTGGGGACCACCACCACCTGCACCCCCGGCAACAGCCCCAAGCCCTCCCTGGAGCTGGACGTGACGGCGGGTCCGCAGTCCGCAGGCACCCCGGAAGACACCCTCCCGCAGACCGGACCCACCGACTCCGCCCTCGCCCTCGGCACCCTCGGCGGCACCGTGCTGCTCACCGGCGCCGCCGGCGTGCTCTGGCTGACCCGGCGCGGTCAGCGGGCCCGGTCCTGA
- the purE gene encoding 5-(carboxyamino)imidazole ribonucleotide mutase — translation MSTSPAGPVVGIVMGSDSDWPVMEAAAQALDEFEIPYEVDVVSAHRMPREMVAYGEQAAERGLKAIIAGAGGAAHLPGMLASVTPLPVIGVPVPLKYLDGMDSLLSIVQMPAGVPVATVSVAGARNAGLLAVRMLAAHDPELLTRMKDFQQELNDQATEKGKRLRTKVAGAESFGFGK, via the coding sequence ATGAGCACCTCCCCCGCAGGTCCCGTCGTCGGCATCGTCATGGGCTCGGACTCCGACTGGCCCGTCATGGAGGCCGCCGCCCAGGCCCTCGACGAGTTCGAGATCCCGTACGAGGTCGACGTCGTCTCCGCGCACCGGATGCCGCGCGAGATGGTCGCGTACGGGGAGCAGGCCGCCGAGCGCGGCCTGAAGGCGATCATCGCCGGCGCCGGCGGGGCCGCCCACCTGCCCGGCATGCTCGCCTCGGTGACCCCGCTGCCCGTCATCGGCGTCCCCGTGCCGCTGAAGTACCTCGACGGCATGGACTCCCTGCTGTCGATCGTCCAGATGCCCGCAGGGGTTCCCGTCGCCACCGTTTCCGTCGCCGGGGCGCGCAACGCCGGGCTGCTGGCCGTACGGATGCTGGCCGCCCACGACCCCGAGCTCCTCACCCGGATGAAGGACTTCCAGCAGGAGCTGAACGACCAGGCCACCGAGAAGGGCAAGCGGCTGCGGACGAAGGTCGCGGGCGCGGAGTCCTTCGGGTTCGGCAAGTGA